The following proteins come from a genomic window of Sulfitobacter indolifex:
- a CDS encoding SCO family protein: MKQMIAFGAVGVAAVFLAGTAFMVLRGEDDAYASCRSSQVAGGDIGGPFELVNGAGETVTDTDVITEPALLYFGYTSCPDVCPLDVDRNAAATEILEERGQSITPVFITVDPARDTPKVVGDFAEVMHPRMVGLTGSPEQVKAASQAYRTYYKAHPADESGEYLVDHSTFSYLVMPGEGVVDFFRREVRPEQMADSIGCFLDQS, from the coding sequence ATGAAACAGATGATTGCATTCGGTGCGGTTGGGGTTGCAGCGGTATTTCTGGCCGGCACGGCATTTATGGTGCTGCGCGGCGAAGATGATGCCTATGCCTCCTGCCGGTCAAGCCAAGTGGCGGGCGGTGATATCGGCGGGCCGTTTGAATTGGTTAACGGCGCAGGCGAAACCGTAACCGATACGGATGTTATTACCGAGCCTGCGTTGCTCTATTTTGGCTATACCTCTTGCCCCGATGTCTGTCCGCTGGACGTGGACCGCAATGCCGCAGCGACCGAGATCCTCGAAGAGCGCGGCCAAAGCATCACGCCTGTTTTCATCACCGTCGACCCGGCACGCGACACGCCCAAAGTTGTCGGTGACTTTGCCGAAGTGATGCACCCGCGTATGGTCGGCCTCACCGGCTCGCCAGAACAGGTCAAAGCGGCCAGCCAAGCCTACCGCACCTACTACAAGGCGCATCCGGCTGATGAGAGTGGCGAATACCTCGTCGATCATTCGACCTTCAGCTATCTGGTCATGCCCGGCGAAGGCGTCGTCGACTTTTTCCGCCGCGAGGTCCGCCCCGAGCAGATGGCCGACAGCATCGGCTGTTTTCTTGATCAAAGCTGA
- the regB gene encoding sensor histidine kinase RegB → MTQANIRPLDGRTRASWIRLRTMILLRWFAIAGQLTAVTVAQWALGLQLAFGLCYMTIGVSVVGNLVAAFVFPQNKRLSERENLAMVSFDLLQLTMLLGLTGGLHNPFALLLLAPVTISATALSLRSTLVLGATAIIAASVLALWHLPLITQSGDVLRQPGIFVFGHWAALLIAIVFTSAYSRRVTSEVHSMADALSATQLVLAREQKLSDLSGVVAAAAHELGTPLATIKLASSELLGDLEDRPDLAEDAALIRDQADRCRDILRDMGRIGKDDLHMQRAPLTAVVKEAAEPHLERGKTVMFSDNPMARDHARPPTIPRKPEIIHGLRNLVQNAVDFAETTVWIETEWSAEDISVRIIDNGPGFPPQHLGRIGDPFLRRRSGTASEPPRPEYEGMGLGLFIAKTFLERSGARLRFANGSDSGWLRGLPPAGSGAVVEVVWPRRLLDLGPDDTVIGENQRLTA, encoded by the coding sequence ATGACGCAGGCAAATATTCGGCCCCTCGATGGGCGCACCCGCGCCAGCTGGATCAGGCTGCGCACGATGATCTTGCTGCGCTGGTTTGCCATTGCCGGACAGTTGACTGCCGTGACCGTCGCGCAATGGGCGCTTGGGCTGCAACTGGCATTTGGCCTGTGTTACATGACCATCGGCGTTTCGGTCGTTGGCAACCTTGTTGCCGCCTTCGTCTTCCCACAGAACAAGCGCCTGTCTGAGCGCGAGAACCTCGCGATGGTGTCGTTCGACCTGCTGCAACTAACCATGTTGTTGGGGTTGACCGGAGGGCTGCACAACCCTTTCGCGCTGCTTCTGTTGGCGCCTGTCACGATCTCCGCCACCGCGCTCAGCCTGCGCTCTACGCTGGTCCTCGGGGCCACGGCGATTATCGCCGCGTCGGTTCTGGCGCTTTGGCATCTGCCGCTGATCACCCAATCGGGCGATGTGCTGCGCCAGCCGGGCATCTTTGTCTTTGGCCATTGGGCCGCGCTGCTGATCGCCATCGTCTTTACCAGCGCCTATTCGCGGCGGGTGACGTCTGAGGTACACTCCATGGCAGACGCGCTGTCGGCCACGCAACTGGTACTGGCGCGCGAACAGAAACTGTCGGACCTCAGCGGCGTTGTTGCCGCCGCCGCGCATGAGTTGGGCACGCCGCTGGCGACGATCAAACTGGCCAGTAGCGAATTGCTCGGCGATCTCGAAGACCGCCCGGATCTAGCCGAAGACGCGGCGCTGATCCGCGATCAAGCCGACCGCTGCCGCGATATTCTGCGCGACATGGGGCGCATCGGCAAAGACGATCTGCACATGCAGCGTGCGCCCCTGACTGCCGTGGTAAAAGAGGCTGCTGAGCCGCATTTGGAGCGCGGTAAGACGGTGATGTTCTCGGATAATCCAATGGCCCGAGATCACGCGCGCCCGCCGACGATCCCGCGCAAACCCGAGATTATTCACGGGCTGCGCAATTTGGTGCAGAACGCGGTGGATTTTGCCGAAACCACGGTTTGGATCGAAACCGAATGGTCCGCCGAAGATATCTCGGTGCGGATCATCGACAATGGGCCGGGCTTCCCTCCGCAGCATCTGGGCCGCATTGGTGACCCTTTTCTGCGCCGCCGCAGCGGTACGGCCAGCGAACCGCCACGGCCTGAATATGAGGGCATGGGGCTGGGGCTATTTATCGCCAAAACCTTTCTAGAGCGGTCCGGCGCGCGGCTGCGGTTCGCCAATGGATCAGACAGCGGTTGGCTGCGCGGGCTGCCACCTGCGGGCAGCGGCGCTGTTGTCGAAGTGGTCTGGCCGCGCCGACTGCTGGACCTCGGCCCCGACGACACGGTGATTGGAGAGAACCAGCGCCTGACCGCTTGA